A single genomic interval of Spinacia oleracea cultivar Varoflay chromosome 6, BTI_SOV_V1, whole genome shotgun sequence harbors:
- the LOC110775510 gene encoding uncharacterized protein, which produces MAEESHRVALNVYDLSQGLARQLSTTFLGKAIEAIWHTGIVVYGNEYFFGGGIQHAPAGSTQYGTPMRVVELGTTYVPQDVFESYLEEIGPRYTAETYSLLAHNCNNFSNEVAQFLVGASIPDYILQLPNEVMSTPMGAAFLPMIQQLEATMKAGAVPQVPQFRPPSLGQAKASVTSNQSQSSNVSSEASKNNIESNKKEEANTSQKTINEAVPPAVEPKKAQETSDGPVEDPLGNARGKVQEEITREFAALMATGTLRASEAAAQATRNVMERYGKLNLAMS; this is translated from the exons ATGGCTGAA GAGAGTCACAGAGTCGCTCTTAATGTCTATGATTTgagccagggacttgctcgtcaGCTTTCTACCACATTTCTTGGGAAAGCCATAGAAGCAATATG GCACACTGGAATTGTAGTTTATGGCAATGAATACTTTTTTGGGGGAGGTATACAGCATGCTCCTGCTGGATCAACACAATACGGGACACCAATGCGAGTTGTAGAATTGGGGACTACATATGTGCCTCAAGATGTGTTTGAAAGTTACTTGGAGGAAATTGGTCCTCGTTACACTGCTGAAACATACAGTTTACTTGCCCACAAttgcaacaacttcagcaatgAGGTTGCCCAATTTCTTGTAGGAGCATCCATTCCAGATTATATTCTTCAGCTCCCAAATGAAGTTATGAGTACCCCCATGGGTGCTGCATTTC TGCCTATGATTCAGCAACTGGAGGCAACAATGAAAGCAGGGGCGGTGCCCCAAGTTCCTCAGTTCAGACCGCCATCATTAGGACAGGCTAAAGCAAGTGTGACTAGCAATCAGAGCCAGTCCTCAAATGTGTCTTCTGAAGCATCCAAGAACAATATCGAATCAAACAAAAAAGAGGAAGCAAACACATCGCAGAAGACGATAAACGAGGCAGTGCCTCCTGCTGTCGAGCCTAAGAAAGCACAAGAGACATCTGATGGTCCAGTTGAAGACCCTCTTGGTAATGCCAGAGGCAAGGTGCAAGAGGAGATCACCAGAGAATTTGCTGCTTTAATGGCTACAGGGACTCTGAGGGCAAGTGAGGCTGCTGCTCAAGCAACTCGTAACGTCATGGAGAGATATGGAAAATTAAATCTTGCAATGTCTTAG
- the LOC110775502 gene encoding uncharacterized protein has translation MRSEVSKWIIGLVYIVTVAAIWIAASYVVQSVVDEGVSPFLITYICNSLFVIYIPLVEASRFLEDYTGKFCFWRKKDVSLQELAHSEEVVLLEKGDLDETVSGLHPHISDQEESHQSSIETGSEPTFGVENHLPDQVSVYEDLDKQLDSKGRWTRTRVARVSLLICPFWFLAQLTFNLSLKYTTVTSNTILSTSSSLFTFMLSLAFLGEKFTWLKLIGVLLCMGGTIIVSLGDTEAGKGVINSKPVLGDILSLSSAGLYAVYITLIRKKLPDDEKSGQVSMAQFLGFLGFFNMVIFFPVMLVLHFMKVEFFTTFTWKEFSLIVGKGLLDNVLSDYLWAKAVLLTTTTVATAGLTIQVPLAALVDTLIGNAPNAMDYIGAAAVMVGFAGINIPTDICSQSKEVTMELENRTQNQNHVLSDSIAQEF, from the exons ATGAGAAGTGAGGTATCAAAATGGATTATAGGTTTGGTATACATTGTGACCGTGGCCGCTATTTGGATTGCTGCTAGCTATGTGGTTCAATCTGTCGTCGATGAAGGAGTTTCGCCCTTCCTAATCACGTACATTTGTAATTCATTGTTTGTAATCTACATCCCTCTTGTGGAAGCTTCACGATTTTTGGAAGATTACACTGGGAAATTTTGCTTCTGGCGGAAAAAAGATGTCAGCTTGCAAGAGTTAGCCCACTCTGAGGAGGTTGTCCTTCTTGAGAAAGGTGATTTGGATGAGACCGTAAGTGGTTTACATCCCCATATTAGTGACCAAGAAGAAAGTCATCAGAGTTCAATTGAAACTGGTTCTGAGCCAACTTTTGGAGTGGAAAATCATTTGCCAGACCAAGTTAGTGTTTATGAAGATCTTGATAAACAGCTGGACTCAAAGGGACGTTGGACACGAACCAGGGTAGCAAGAGTAAGCCTGTTGATATGCCCATTTTGGTTTCTGGCACAGCTGACTTTTAATCTTTCGTTGAAGTATACAACAGTCACT TCAAATACGATCTTGAGTACTTCTTCTAGCCTTTTCACATTTATGCTTTCTCTGGCATTCTTGGGCGAAAAATTCACCTGGTTGAAGCTCATCGGTGTACTTTTATGCATGGGAGGGACAATCATTGTCAGCTTGGGTGACACGGAAGCAGGAAAGGGTGTAATAAACTCAAAACCTGTTCTTGGAGACATTCTATCGCTTTCATCGGCTGGTCTATATGCTGTGTATATAACTCTCATACGTAAGAAGTTGCCTGATGATGAGAAAAGTGGCCAAGTCAGCATGGCACAGTTTCTTggatttttaggatttttcaacaTGGTGATTTTCTTTCCAGTAATGCTAGTATTGCATTTCATGAAGGTGGAGTTCTTTACCACATTTACCTGGAAAGAGTTTAGCTTGATAGTGGGCAAAG GTTTGCTTGATAACGTCCTGAGTGACTACTTATGGGCCAAAGCTGTACTTTTGACGACGACAACAGTTGCAACGGCTGGTCTAACCATTCAGGTCCCGTTGGCAGCTTTAGTTGATACACTGATCGGCAATGCTCCCAACGCAATGGATTACATCGGAGCTGCAGCTGTCATGGTTGGTTTTGCTGGCATCAATATCCCTACCGACATTTGTAGTCAGTCCAAGGAAGTTACCATGGAGCTAGAAAACAGAACACAGAACCAGAATCATGTCCTGTCAGACAGTATTGCTCAAGAATTCTAG